In Ignavibacteriota bacterium, one genomic interval encodes:
- a CDS encoding efflux RND transporter permease subunit, translating to MNLSKLTLENHQFSIIIIFILLLLGIVSFFTMPRSEDPQVSPPAASIIVVYPGATPSDVEELVINPIEEALNELEDIKSIKSYARDSYGVIDIEFIAGSDADDKYSDVTQKVNSIKNKLPDEISDVDMMKWSISDVKILQLALISETAEYSSMEKEAEHLQDILKKISGVKSVQILAFPEQEIKVEINFERLSNFKIPLSQVIQVIQSQNVNIPGGEIDLGGKNFSVQTSGSFKNIKDIKNIIISSRAGGNIYLKDLANIYKSFEDEKHIAKFNQRRAIFITADQKTGTNIFDVSGELKNKLEEFKTTLPNSMKIETVFDQSISVKTRLNGFFINLLQGLFLVGLMMFLFVDLRTAIIVMSVIPISIVIGIGFLDLSNYGLEQMSIAGLVIALGMLVDNSIVVTENIARYISSGLSNFDAAVKGTAQITWPIISSTLTTVFAFIPMMLMQDVTGDFIRSMPITVTYTLFASLMLALTLTPLLSRKFMKASTISDKKAARKFVNKFIENVYKKRLAFALKNPKLIISIAVIAFLVSLTLIPYVGISFFPKAEKPQFMININLPEGSSLKKTKEFALRIEEILKVKNEVLNFTTNIGNGNPRIYYNVIGKRNAKNHSQIFVELKSYNYSEFNKFLSGLRNEFSKIAGAEIEVKEFEQGPPIEAPVAIKIIGENINELRKVSLDVEKIFKSTEGTININNPMGTSKMDLSVKINREKAAILGVPIVEIDRTIRASINGLSITKFRDENAKEFDVIIRSPVLGNSEFEKFDRIFVSSMSGELIPLKQLAKIELTKTPLAISHFDLSRTVTITSDVVSGYSVNTVTSTIMHKLEKVPLKKGYSFHIGGERESQQESFGGMAKAMIIAIVGIFGILVLQFKSYKQPFIVFSAIPLAVIGSIVALLLTGNTFSFTAFVGLTSLVGIVVNNSIILVDYTNQLKEEGMEVYDALIYASEVRFMPILLTTGTTIVGLFPLTIGGGTMWAPMGWTIIGGLLVSTVLTLIIVPVLYKLYS from the coding sequence ATGAATTTATCGAAACTTACATTAGAAAATCACCAATTTTCCATAATAATAATTTTTATTTTGCTGTTACTAGGAATCGTATCTTTTTTCACAATGCCTAGATCAGAAGATCCGCAAGTATCACCTCCGGCCGCTTCAATTATTGTTGTTTATCCAGGCGCAACTCCTTCGGATGTTGAAGAATTGGTAATAAATCCAATTGAGGAAGCACTGAATGAACTTGAAGACATTAAATCAATTAAAAGTTATGCACGGGATAGTTACGGTGTTATTGATATTGAATTTATTGCAGGTAGTGATGCCGATGATAAATATTCAGATGTAACTCAAAAGGTAAACAGTATTAAAAACAAATTACCGGATGAGATTTCCGATGTTGATATGATGAAATGGTCTATATCCGATGTTAAGATTTTACAACTAGCTTTAATTTCAGAAACCGCTGAATATTCAAGTATGGAAAAAGAAGCTGAACATTTGCAAGACATTCTTAAAAAGATAAGCGGCGTTAAAAGCGTACAAATTTTGGCATTTCCTGAACAAGAAATTAAAGTGGAAATTAATTTTGAAAGACTTTCTAATTTTAAGATTCCGCTTTCTCAAGTCATTCAGGTAATTCAATCTCAAAATGTAAATATTCCAGGAGGGGAAATAGACTTAGGAGGAAAAAATTTTAGCGTGCAGACGAGCGGCAGTTTTAAAAATATTAAAGATATCAAAAATATTATTATAAGCTCAAGAGCCGGAGGTAACATTTATTTGAAAGATTTAGCCAACATTTATAAATCATTCGAAGACGAGAAACATATTGCAAAGTTCAATCAAAGACGGGCAATTTTCATTACCGCTGATCAAAAAACGGGCACAAATATTTTTGATGTTTCAGGCGAATTAAAAAATAAACTTGAAGAGTTTAAAACTACATTGCCAAATTCCATGAAAATCGAAACTGTATTCGATCAATCGATAAGCGTTAAAACGAGATTGAACGGATTTTTTATTAATCTTTTGCAGGGTTTATTTTTAGTCGGTTTGATGATGTTCTTGTTTGTGGATTTGAGAACGGCAATAATCGTAATGTCTGTTATTCCCATATCTATTGTTATCGGTATAGGATTTCTAGATTTATCCAATTACGGACTAGAGCAAATGTCAATTGCCGGTCTTGTTATCGCACTTGGAATGTTAGTTGATAATTCTATTGTTGTAACAGAAAATATTGCAAGATATATTTCATCAGGTCTGTCAAACTTTGATGCCGCGGTAAAAGGAACAGCACAAATCACTTGGCCAATAATTAGTTCTACGTTAACAACAGTTTTTGCTTTTATTCCAATGATGTTAATGCAGGATGTAACCGGAGATTTTATAAGAAGTATGCCGATAACGGTGACTTATACTCTTTTTGCATCTTTAATGCTTGCGTTAACCTTAACACCGCTATTATCAAGAAAATTTATGAAGGCTTCAACAATTTCCGACAAAAAAGCGGCTAGAAAATTTGTTAACAAGTTTATTGAAAATGTATATAAAAAAAGATTAGCCTTTGCTTTGAAAAATCCAAAGTTAATAATATCTATTGCTGTAATTGCGTTTTTGGTCAGTCTTACTCTAATTCCGTATGTCGGAATAAGCTTTTTCCCAAAAGCCGAAAAACCTCAATTTATGATAAATATCAATTTGCCAGAAGGCAGCAGTCTGAAAAAAACAAAAGAATTTGCTCTTAGAATCGAAGAGATTTTAAAAGTAAAAAATGAAGTGTTAAATTTTACCACGAATATTGGAAATGGAAATCCTAGAATTTATTATAATGTTATCGGGAAAAGAAATGCTAAAAACCATTCTCAAATATTTGTTGAGTTGAAATCATACAATTATTCAGAATTCAACAAGTTTCTTAGCGGATTGAGAAATGAATTTTCAAAAATTGCCGGAGCCGAAATTGAAGTTAAAGAATTCGAACAGGGACCCCCGATAGAAGCCCCAGTTGCAATAAAAATAATTGGAGAAAATATAAACGAATTGAGAAAAGTTTCCCTGGATGTCGAAAAAATATTTAAATCAACTGAAGGAACAATAAATATTAATAATCCGATGGGTACTTCAAAAATGGATTTGTCAGTAAAAATAAATAGAGAAAAAGCCGCAATACTTGGAGTTCCTATTGTCGAAATTGACCGTACAATTAGGGCATCAATTAATGGTTTGAGCATAACAAAATTCAGAGACGAAAATGCTAAAGAGTTTGACGTAATTATTCGATCGCCGGTTTTAGGCAATTCCGAATTTGAAAAATTCGACAGAATTTTTGTTTCATCAATGTCCGGCGAGCTAATTCCCCTTAAACAATTGGCAAAAATTGAATTGACAAAAACACCGCTAGCTATCAGTCATTTTGATCTTTCAAGAACAGTTACAATTACATCGGACGTTGTTTCCGGTTATTCAGTTAATACAGTAACTAGCACAATAATGCATAAGTTAGAAAAAGTTCCATTGAAAAAAGGCTATTCGTTTCATATTGGCGGCGAAAGAGAAAGTCAACAGGAATCCTTTGGCGGAATGGCAAAAGCTATGATTATAGCAATAGTTGGAATTTTCGGAATCCTTGTGCTGCAGTTCAAATCTTACAAACAGCCGTTTATTGTTTTCTCTGCCATTCCTTTGGCAGTAATTGGTTCAATCGTTGCTTTATTATTGACCGGAAATACATTTTCATTTACTGCATTTGTGGGATTGACGAGTCTTGTTGGCATTGTAGTAAATAATTCAATTATTCTTGTTGATTATACAAATCAGTTAAAAGAAGAAGGAATGGAAGTTTATGACGCGCTTATTTATGCATCTGAAGTACGATTTATGCCGATATTATTAACTACAGGTACAACAATTGTGGGTTTGTTTCCCTTAACAATTGGCGGTGGTACAATGTGGGCGCCGATGGGCTGGACTATTATTGGCGGACTTTTAGTCTCTACAGTTTTAACATTAATAATTGTTCCGGTTTTATATAAATTGTATTCTTAA
- a CDS encoding PaaI family thioesterase encodes MKENQKAFQEFYSDEFSHCYGCGTQNKFGYQLKTYWDGEETVSSFTPKPEHTALPGFVYGGLIASLIDCHSTGSGSAALFKNQNGDSKYYPRCVTASLKVDYLKPTPIDCTLELRGKIKEVKGRKVIIETDLFAKSVICAKGEAVVVQVPDNWKAE; translated from the coding sequence ATGAAGGAAAACCAAAAAGCGTTTCAAGAATTTTATAGTGATGAATTCAGCCATTGCTACGGCTGCGGTACTCAAAATAAGTTTGGATATCAATTAAAAACTTATTGGGATGGCGAAGAAACAGTTAGCAGTTTTACTCCAAAACCTGAGCACACTGCCCTTCCTGGTTTTGTTTATGGCGGGCTAATTGCTTCATTAATTGACTGTCATTCAACCGGAAGCGGTTCGGCTGCATTATTCAAAAATCAAAATGGAGATTCAAAATATTACCCGAGATGCGTTACTGCATCTTTAAAAGTCGATTACCTTAAACCAACTCCAATTGATTGTACATTAGAATTAAGAGGAAAAATAAAAGAAGTAAAAGGAAGAAAGGTAATTATTGAAACAGATCTTTTTGCTAAATCTGTAATCTGCGCAAAGGGTGAGGCCGTTGTTGTTCAAGTACCGGATAATTGGAAAGCTGAATAA
- a CDS encoding TetR/AcrR family transcriptional regulator, with translation MGISERKERERIQRRQEIIYAAEKVFFTKGFNSTTMDDIASEVELSKGTLYLYFKNKEELFKVFVNRGISKLHELFVEFSSKQSNGLMKVKAIGEAYIKFYFEFPNYYKALMFEEVQKVEGIEPESEDEKILKKKMETNKILIETIIEGMNDGSIRKDLDPAKTALILWGESLGVLQLVTLKGDILCTEMNCTPEELISYFFEFTFKALKS, from the coding sequence ATGGGAATTTCGGAAAGAAAAGAACGGGAAAGAATTCAAAGGCGGCAAGAAATAATTTACGCAGCTGAGAAAGTTTTTTTTACTAAAGGATTTAACTCAACGACCATGGACGATATAGCTTCCGAAGTCGAGCTTAGCAAAGGAACTTTATATCTTTATTTTAAGAATAAAGAAGAATTATTCAAAGTTTTTGTGAATAGGGGAATATCAAAACTTCACGAACTTTTTGTAGAATTTTCTTCAAAGCAGTCAAACGGTCTTATGAAAGTTAAAGCAATCGGCGAAGCATATATCAAATTTTATTTTGAATTTCCAAATTATTATAAAGCGCTTATGTTTGAAGAAGTGCAGAAGGTTGAGGGGATTGAACCAGAGTCGGAAGATGAGAAAATTCTCAAAAAGAAAATGGAGACCAATAAAATTCTAATTGAAACAATAATTGAAGGAATGAATGACGGCTCAATTAGAAAAGATTTGGATCCCGCAAAAACTGCACTAATTCTTTGGGGTGAATCTCTTGGGGTTTTACAGTTGGTTACGCTTAAAGGAGACATACTTTGTACGGAAATGAACTGTACACCGGAAGAATTAATTTCATACTTTTTTGAATTTACTTTTAAAGCATTAAAATCATAA
- a CDS encoding efflux RND transporter periplasmic adaptor subunit, whose translation MKSIIIVSIKAFLGIILILGCGEKKNEINSEEVIPVKVAKITETQISMPVHSSGKLTAEKEAVLSFKTGGIVSKIFVMEGDAIKSGQILAKLKLDEIEALYNQAKVNYEKNLRDYNRIENLYKDSVVTLEQYQNVKSGLEAASSNLNIAKFNLNYSTITSPFEGKIYKKIVDENEIVAPGNPVFIVGSNTSAWKIVCGITDNDLYKINIGDSAIVKFDNYNQAFSAVVSQKAGASNPMNGIFEIELSLRNPDKNFISGMIASVDIFPSEKVKAKLIPVQALTDAEGSKGYVFYINNNIAVKQEVEIMEIMADNVFIKLANEKIGEVITEGAEYLNDGIKVNAVN comes from the coding sequence ATGAAAAGTATAATAATTGTTTCAATCAAAGCTTTTTTGGGGATAATTCTAATACTGGGTTGCGGTGAGAAAAAGAACGAAATAAATTCTGAAGAAGTTATTCCCGTAAAAGTTGCGAAAATTACCGAAACGCAAATTTCTATGCCGGTGCATTCAAGCGGGAAGCTGACTGCTGAAAAAGAAGCCGTACTATCTTTTAAAACTGGTGGAATCGTTTCTAAAATTTTTGTAATGGAAGGAGACGCGATAAAATCTGGTCAGATTTTGGCAAAATTAAAATTGGATGAAATTGAAGCGCTATACAATCAGGCAAAAGTTAATTATGAGAAAAATTTAAGAGATTATAACAGAATTGAAAATTTATACAAGGACAGCGTTGTTACTTTAGAACAGTATCAAAATGTAAAATCCGGTTTGGAAGCAGCTTCTTCAAATTTGAACATTGCTAAATTCAATTTGAATTATTCTACAATTACATCGCCATTTGAAGGAAAAATCTATAAGAAAATTGTTGATGAAAATGAAATTGTTGCTCCAGGAAATCCAGTATTTATAGTAGGTTCAAACACTTCTGCATGGAAAATTGTTTGCGGCATTACCGACAACGATTTGTATAAAATCAATATCGGTGATTCGGCAATTGTAAAATTTGATAATTACAATCAAGCATTTTCGGCTGTGGTTTCGCAGAAAGCGGGAGCATCAAATCCGATGAATGGAATTTTTGAAATTGAATTGTCATTAAGGAATCCCGACAAAAATTTTATTTCAGGTATGATAGCCAGTGTAGATATATTCCCTTCGGAAAAAGTTAAAGCAAAATTAATACCTGTTCAAGCCCTAACAGATGCTGAAGGTTCTAAAGGTTATGTTTTTTACATTAATAATAACATTGCGGTAAAACAAGAGGTCGAAATAATGGAAATTATGGCGGACAATGTTTTTATAAAACTTGCGAATGAAAAGATTGGTGAGGTAATCACCGAAGGTGCTGAATATCTGAATGACGGTATAAAAGTTAATGCTGTAAATTAA
- a CDS encoding DUF2141 domain-containing protein produces the protein MNKILIIIFIVAINSIVLSQSAKIKVKVVNLNDRKGNVSIGLFNNGEGFPKKDSGKIGVEIPIVKSEVEFTFENLTNGTYAVAVYHDENKNGKLDRSFLGWPIEDYVFSNYAEGNFGPPSFEDACFELKDFLEIILEFK, from the coding sequence ATGAATAAAATTCTAATTATAATTTTTATTGTTGCCATTAATTCAATAGTGCTTTCACAATCAGCAAAAATAAAGGTGAAAGTGGTAAACCTTAATGATAGGAAGGGAAATGTTTCAATAGGACTTTTCAATAACGGTGAAGGATTTCCAAAGAAAGATTCGGGTAAAATTGGAGTTGAAATACCAATTGTAAAATCCGAAGTTGAATTTACATTTGAGAATTTAACAAATGGCACCTATGCTGTTGCGGTTTATCATGATGAAAATAAAAATGGTAAATTGGACAGAAGTTTTTTAGGTTGGCCTATTGAGGATTATGTTTTCTCAAATTATGCAGAAGGTAATTTTGGACCGCCGAGTTTTGAAGATGCTTGTTTTGAATTAAAAGATTTTTTAGAAATAATTTTAGAATTCAAATGA
- a CDS encoding TolC family protein, with amino-acid sequence MKSKMIVILLTLSMQIFAQSETLENYVRYGLENNLALKQKQFNLEKNLSSLQEAQGMFFPSLGVNARYSRAGGGREIIFPVGNLVNPIHSALNYLMQQNLFPTNIQNEIIPFLRKEEQETKISLVQPLFQPAIFYNYNIQDKILEISQLDKKVFARSLVDQIKNSYFNYLKCKGVEKIYESSLELVNENLRVCESLQKNDKITIDIVYRAKAEVSEMEQKLMEAKNNSELAASYFNFLLNNPLEREIIIDTTIVWQTVISDLNQTCLNATEKREEILQLEYMAEIYKDKKSMANSNYFPTLVFAADYGFQGEQYRFTDKDDYWMASLVLHWNLFNGFQDVSKSEQAELERKKVEVQMEELKKQISLQVINSYKNYELSQKSLISAQEMLASMKISFRIIEKKYIEGIASYIEYLDSRNKLLQSEINEVVSKYDYQQKISELEKMAAFIDLKNYE; translated from the coding sequence ATGAAATCAAAAATGATAGTTATTTTACTTACTCTTTCAATGCAAATATTTGCTCAGAGTGAAACATTGGAGAATTATGTTAGATACGGTTTGGAGAACAATCTTGCACTAAAACAAAAACAATTCAATTTGGAAAAAAATTTAAGTTCGCTCCAAGAGGCGCAAGGCATGTTTTTTCCGTCGCTCGGAGTTAATGCTCGATATTCAAGAGCCGGAGGCGGGCGCGAAATAATTTTTCCGGTCGGAAATTTGGTTAACCCGATTCATTCAGCCTTAAATTATTTGATGCAGCAAAATTTATTTCCAACGAACATTCAAAATGAAATAATTCCTTTTTTGCGAAAAGAAGAACAAGAAACAAAAATTAGTTTGGTGCAGCCATTATTTCAGCCCGCAATTTTTTACAATTATAATATTCAAGATAAAATTTTAGAAATAAGTCAACTTGATAAAAAGGTATTTGCAAGATCGCTGGTAGACCAAATCAAAAATAGCTATTTCAACTATTTGAAATGCAAAGGTGTAGAAAAAATTTATGAAAGCTCTTTAGAGCTTGTAAATGAAAACCTGCGCGTTTGTGAAAGTCTGCAAAAAAACGATAAAATCACCATCGATATAGTTTACAGAGCAAAAGCTGAAGTTTCAGAAATGGAACAAAAACTAATGGAAGCCAAAAACAACAGTGAATTGGCAGCTTCATATTTTAATTTTCTATTGAACAATCCGCTGGAGAGAGAAATAATAATTGATACGACAATAGTTTGGCAAACGGTAATTTCTGATTTGAATCAAACGTGCTTAAACGCAACTGAAAAAAGGGAAGAGATTCTTCAGCTTGAATATATGGCAGAAATTTATAAAGATAAAAAATCCATGGCAAATTCAAATTATTTCCCTACGCTGGTTTTTGCCGCCGATTATGGATTCCAAGGCGAGCAATACAGATTTACGGATAAAGATGATTATTGGATGGCATCGTTGGTTCTGCATTGGAATTTATTTAATGGATTTCAGGACGTGTCAAAAAGTGAACAAGCTGAATTGGAAAGGAAAAAAGTTGAAGTGCAGATGGAGGAATTAAAAAAACAAATTTCACTTCAAGTGATAAACAGTTACAAAAACTATGAACTATCTCAAAAATCATTAATATCAGCCCAAGAAATGCTGGCTAGTATGAAAATTTCATTTAGAATTATAGAAAAAAAATATATCGAGGGAATTGCGAGTTACATTGAATATCTTGATTCAAGAAATAAACTGCTCCAATCGGAAATAAATGAAGTGGTTTCAAAATATGATTATCAACAAAAAATTTCCGAGCTGGAAAAGATGGCAGCATTTATAGATTTGAAAAATTACGAATAA
- a CDS encoding MFS transporter, protein MLDIQKKLTNTFYAMLALPATAVGFALSTQIAALSWILNKKYGLNIHEVAFVWLAGPLAGIFGQVIVGMISDNVWFLNGRRRPFIMIGGIIGSLMFLALPQIGVISKASGITSIILIASIIALLLDLSINVTFNPARSIIADLTPEGKKRTSGYVWMQVISGTFGVLAYFLSMVYGNETLLLIAAIFVLACSVFPILLIEEPKELPGFIESKKDSHSILGIIKSIFPLYGFLVFGIFSLIFHFYQNELRSVHNTLLVLSLVYTVVVGIYIILKSRKNESDNIEFQKIMLAHTFTWIAFQSMFVMTGFFIDKQIIPNIDLTDVFANKFAEFLTGVAQTKDTTTGNIVSLGFLILNAVGAVFPMVLSSLAKKIGRVKTYTFALAFSAIGYFYIAFLGKFEGNFYFGMFLTGIGWSAVISIVFSIVTERVNQNKMGLFMGIFNLAVVLPQMMSQGVANIISETQNYQLLYILCGIFICLSVVFWLFIKEPRSTVNIRSNVKGGH, encoded by the coding sequence ATGTTAGACATCCAGAAAAAATTGACAAACACATTTTATGCAATGCTTGCACTTCCCGCAACCGCAGTTGGATTTGCTCTTTCCACACAAATTGCCGCGTTAAGTTGGATACTGAATAAAAAGTACGGTTTGAACATTCATGAAGTTGCGTTTGTTTGGTTGGCCGGACCATTGGCTGGAATATTCGGGCAGGTTATTGTAGGAATGATAAGTGATAATGTTTGGTTTTTAAATGGAAGAAGACGACCTTTTATTATGATTGGCGGAATAATCGGCTCGCTTATGTTTTTGGCACTGCCGCAAATTGGAGTAATTTCAAAAGCGAGTGGGATTACTAGTATAATTTTAATTGCATCGATAATTGCGCTTTTACTGGATCTTTCTATAAATGTAACTTTTAATCCCGCAAGGTCAATTATAGCGGATCTTACTCCTGAAGGAAAAAAACGAACATCCGGTTATGTTTGGATGCAGGTTATTTCTGGCACTTTTGGAGTTTTGGCTTATTTTCTTTCTATGGTTTACGGCAATGAAACTTTACTGCTTATAGCGGCAATATTTGTTTTGGCTTGTTCAGTCTTCCCAATTCTGTTAATTGAGGAACCAAAAGAATTACCGGGTTTTATTGAATCTAAAAAAGATTCTCATTCAATATTAGGTATCATTAAATCAATATTTCCATTATATGGGTTTTTGGTTTTCGGTATTTTCAGTTTAATATTTCACTTTTATCAAAATGAACTTCGTTCTGTTCACAACACATTGTTAGTTTTAAGTTTGGTATATACCGTTGTTGTTGGAATTTATATTATTTTAAAAAGTAGAAAAAATGAATCGGATAACATTGAATTTCAAAAAATAATGCTGGCTCATACATTTACATGGATAGCCTTTCAAAGCATGTTTGTAATGACTGGTTTTTTTATTGATAAGCAAATAATACCTAACATTGATCTTACAGATGTATTTGCAAATAAATTTGCGGAATTTTTAACTGGTGTTGCTCAAACAAAAGATACTACAACCGGAAATATTGTTTCTTTAGGATTTCTGATTTTAAATGCCGTCGGCGCGGTATTTCCAATGGTATTATCTTCGCTTGCAAAAAAAATCGGAAGAGTAAAAACTTATACTTTTGCTTTAGCATTTAGCGCAATAGGATATTTTTATATCGCGTTTCTCGGAAAGTTCGAAGGAAATTTTTATTTCGGAATGTTTTTAACGGGAATTGGCTGGTCCGCTGTTATATCAATTGTGTTCTCAATTGTTACCGAAAGAGTTAACCAAAATAAAATGGGATTGTTTATGGGAATTTTCAACCTTGCGGTTGTTCTTCCACAAATGATGAGTCAAGGCGTGGCAAACATTATTTCCGAAACTCAGAATTACCAATTATTATATATTCTTTGCGGTATTTTCATTTGTCTATCCGTTGTTTTTTGGCTATTTATAAAGGAACCACGATCAACAGTGAATATTCGTTCAAATGTTAAAGGAGGACATTAA